The Cydia amplana chromosome 9, ilCydAmpl1.1, whole genome shotgun sequence genome includes a region encoding these proteins:
- the LOC134650709 gene encoding oxidized purine nucleoside triphosphate hydrolase-like, translated as MLFKKLFTIVFVRTDTQVLLGLKKRGFGVNKWNGFGGKVEPNETIVEAAVRELKEECCLNVKKSDMKNIGHLEFTFEGESTMMDVRVFSTTVYEGTPTETEEMLPKWYNNDEIPYKDMWLDDEIWYPCMLKGKLFYGRFHYQGHEKILNYKVEELKSMEEFYANRK; from the coding sequence ATGCTTTTCAAGAAACTATTTACTATAGTTTTCGTACGAACCGATACCCAAGTACTATTAGGCTTGAAGAAACGTGGTTTCGGCGTAAACAAATGGAACGGTTTTGGCGGTAAAGTCGAGCCCAATGAAACAATAGTCGAAGCAGCTGTGCGAGAGTTGAAAGAAGAATGTTGTCTTAACGTTAAAAAGAGCGATATGAAAAATATTGGCCACCTAGAATTCACGTTTGAAGGTGAATCGACAATGATGGACGTGAGAGTATTTAGTACTACGGTCTACGAAGGGACACCTACTGAAACGGAAGAAATGCTCCCTAAATGGTACAATAATGATGAAATCCCATATAAGGATATGTGGCTTGATGATGAGATATGGTACCCATGCATGTTGAAGGGTAAGCTTTTTTATGGAAGGTTCCATTATCAGGGAcatgaaaaaatattgaattacaAAGTTGAAGAATTGAAGTCTATGGAGGAATTTTATGCTAACAGGAAATAA